The Methyloceanibacter sp. wino2 nucleotide sequence CGGTGAACTTGTAGGACCATTCCGCGCGGCGTCGATTTCTAGAAGCTATGTTCTCGAGAGTACAGACAGGTCCGAGTGGTCTCAAAGGCTGAGAGAGTTCCTGGACGACTTCTACGACCTCGCGTTGAAACGTCGCTCGGAAGTTTTGACCGATCAAATCGTTGAAGCAAACAACCTCGTTCCACGATAGCCCGACGAACCCGCCGATTCGGTCGCTTGCGTTCACTCGATTCACTGAATCTGGCCCCAACGCTTTGCCTATGCCGAGGCCACAGCGTCGCACGCGGCCAGCAAAGGCATGGCTTCGAAGCCATCTCTTGCAGCAAAAGTTTCTGGCCCTGAGTGAACGACAATACGTCTGCTGGCCCCCACTGTTTCAGCAGCAGTGACTGAACCTCGCTGAACTTCCGGCTTGTCCCCTAGTTTCACCTCGATTGCCCAGAAACCCGACCTAGGGAGCTCCAATATCAAGTCGATTTCTGCCCTGTTCTCGTCGCGGTAGAAAAATGAATTGTGCTCGCGGGGAGCAACATTGATGAGCGTCTCGATTACAAAGCCTTCCCAGCTGTGCCCAGCAATGTCATGGCCCAGAACGTTTTCGAGAGTGCTTAGGTTCAGCAAGGCATGAAGCAGACCCGAGTCTCGGACAAAGTACTTTGGCGACTTGGTAAGACGCTTGCCAACGTTGGCAAACCAAGGCCTCAGCTCCCGAATGAACAGCAAGCTTTTCAAAGCGGTCATACATTCTTCAATTCGCGGCTTCGGTAGGCCGAGATCCGCTGCAAAGCTGTGTCCGCGATTCCAGAGCCCCCCCTGTCTAGCAGCAAGCAATTCCCAAAACCGGTGCAGTGTTTGGCCGTCAACGTTGAGCCCTAAGGCGGCGATGTCACGCTCGACATAGGTTCGAATAAAGTCGCGCCGCCATTCGAGGCTCGTCGCGTTGTCGGCAGCCCTGAAGCTCTCCGGGTACCCACCCCTCAACCAAAGACGATCAATCAGTTCTTTGGTTTGTACTGGGCCATTGTGATCACTCTGGACGGGCCCTTCTTGTACATCGCCA carries:
- a CDS encoding ATP-binding protein — translated: MTGSAIDPGANAAADNHVERVLKKEILTKLENVDCVALLGSRQVGKTTLAFEIYESFPDAVYLDLQSPEDIKQLGDGEAFFREHPYALIVLDEIQIRPDLFGVMRAQIDERRRNLGDKRGRFLILGSASLNLRREASESLAGRISESHLPALQLIEVVGPTVARGETAVAGGDVQEGPVQSDHNGPVQTKELIDRLWLRGGYPESFRAADNATSLEWRRDFIRTYVERDIAALGLNVDGQTLHRFWELLAARQGGLWNRGHSFAADLGLPKPRIEECMTALKSLLFIRELRPWFANVGKRLTKSPKYFVRDSGLLHALLNLSTLENVLGHDIAGHSWEGFVIETLINVAPREHNSFFYRDENRAEIDLILELPRSGFWAIEVKLGDKPEVQRGSVTAAETVGASRRIVVHSGPETFAARDGFEAMPLLAACDAVASA